From a region of the Arachis ipaensis cultivar K30076 chromosome B09, Araip1.1, whole genome shotgun sequence genome:
- the LOC107615779 gene encoding uncharacterized protein LOC107615779, producing the protein MGQMAKQITEMGEKRANAFPSDTENNPRDTRKVIKWEECKVITLKSGKNVEKEGTTQEEHNKEGSKEEVEKPKQGQETSTQSDNSIKKEAVKEYQPKIPYPQKDLPRKKKDPGIFHIPCTIGNMTIERAFCDLGASINIMPLSLMKKLRIHELKPTQIALQMVDKSIKQTLGVVENVLVKVGKIFLPSDFVILNMEEDYNTPINLGRLF; encoded by the exons ATGGGACAAATGGCCAAACAAATCACAGAGATGGGTGAGAAGCGAGCAAATGCCTTCCCAAGCGACACTGAAAACAACCCAAGGGACACGAGAAAAGTCATAAAATGGGAAGAGTGTAAAGTAATCACATTGAAAAGTGGGAAGAATGTGGAGAAAGAAGGCACCACTCAGGAAGAGCACAACAAAGAAGGATCAAAAGAAGAAGTGGAGAAGCCAAAGCAGGGGCAGGAAACTTCTACACAAAGTGACAATTCAATTAAGAAGGAGGCAGTGAAAGAATACCAACCAAAGATACCATATCCTCAAAA GGATTTGCCAAGGAAGAAGAAGGATCCAGGGATCTTTCATATCccctgcaccataggcaacatgacaaTTGAGAGAGCAttttgtgaccttggtgcaagcataaatatTATGCCCCTATCTTTGATGAAGAAGCTCCGAATCCATGAATTGAAACCCACACAGATAGCTCTTCAAATGGTCGATAAATCCATTAAGCAAACACTTGGGGTTGTGGAGAATGTGTTGGTGAAAGTAGGGAAAATTTTCCTCCCATCTGACTTTGTCATTCTTAACATGGAAGAAGACTACAACACTCCTATCAATCTGGGGAGGCTTTTTTAG